Sequence from the bacterium BMS3Abin14 genome:
GTCCAGTGAGTTCCCTGCCGGTCCTTCTGTTTTCCACAGCCCTTGTCGGCGGCCTTCTTGGCGTGGAGAGAACAGCCTTCGGTCAGTTTTCTCTGTCCAGGCCCTTGGTCGCCTCCTTTCTTTTCGGCGCCCTTACCGGCCGGCCCGCGGAGGGGGCAATGGTGGGTATCATCTTTGAACTGTTGTATATCAGATCCATTCCCGCCGGCTCCTATGTCCCCTACCATCCGCTCTACCCTGCGCTTCTTTCCGTGATGCTGCTCGCCTCGGGGGTTTTGGGCGACCATGGCTGGATGAGGATTCCGGCAGCCGCGCTGCTTGCCCTGCCGGCTATCCTGCCGGACCGCCTGGCAGAAATTATCTGGAGGAGGTCAAACGAACGGGCCATTATCAGGTCAGTGGCCCTTTGCAGAATGGGGAAACCCGGCCAGGCTCGCACCGTCCACATGGTGGGCATCAGCAGGGCATTCCTTTTTCATGCCATATCCATCACCCTTTCCGGCGGTATTCTCTATTTCCTTTCCTCCCGGGTTCTTGCTGCGGTTCCGGGAGCGCTTGGTTATTTTTCTGTGCTTGGCATAGCTCCGTTTTTTGTCGGGTTGGCAGGTGTGTCGGCCAATCGTCTCCGGGGGTTTGGATGGATAGGGTTTGTCCTGGGCCTGCTGGCGGGGGCGCTTGTGGGAAGCGGCGTTCTGGCATGATCGGAATCGGAATCAGGGAGAGAATCCTTTTTCTTGTGCGCTCCCTGTCAATACAGGGATCCTGGAGCTATCGGCACATGCAGGGATTGGGATATTTTTTCGTCCTTTACCCCTGGCTCAGGAGGATCACCGGGGATGATTTTCATAAGGTGTTTAAGCGCCATCTCACTTATTTCAACACCCACCCCATTATGGCCTCCTACCTGTTCGGCGTAAGCGCCCGTCTGGACGAGGAAGGGGATCATGAGGGTTCGGTTCGGGCCAAAAACACTCTCATGGGCCCCATGGGAGCAGCGGGAGACAGTCTCTTCTGGGGTTCGCTGAGGCCGCTTGTCACCGTTTCAGGCCTGTGCGTCGCTCTTTTTAACCCTTTGGTCGGGGTGTTTACACTTCTCTTTCTTCACAACGCCATCCAGCTTTTCGCCAGGTGGTTTCTGTTTGACAAGGGGTTTGAGAACGCCGCCGACCCGTTGTCCTGTTTTGCCGATCACGATATCCTGGGATATTCCAGGAAAATTCGCTCGGCCATAGCGCCGCCGGCAGGTTTTCTCCTGGGAATGGTTGCGGTCAGGACAGGGACGCCCGGAACCGTTCTCCTGCTTTTCTGTGTTCCCCTGAGCCTTTACCTGATGGGGAGAAAAACACTGACGGTGTGGGCTGTTGTGGCGTTTATCTCTCTGATCCTGGGTGTGCTGGGGTTAAGGATGGAATTACCGTGGTTTCTGCCGAGGTGATCATCAGCAACACTCTTGGCATGCACGCTCGTGCTGCCGCCGTATTTGTTCGGGAGGCCGCCCGATTCCATAGCGAGATATGGCTCGAGAAGGGCGAAAACAGGGTCAACGGCAAGAGTATCATGGGTATACTTACCCTTGCGGCCGCCAAAGGCGAGACCCTTGTTGTGGCGGCTGAGGGCACGGACGAGGATGATGCCGTCAGGACCCTGGTTGAGATCGTGTCTTCCGGGTTCGGGGAATGATCGACATAACGCACTGGAAGGTTGTATTAATAGAGGTGTTTTGCTATTAAAGGCTCTGTTTTAATAATAATTTGAAAACCATGATATGGAGGATGATAGAAAATGAGCATGACAGATTTTCTCTTTACTTCGGAATCGGTGACCGAAGGACACCCCGATAAAATATCCGATCAGATCTCCGATGCCATTCTTGATGCGATCATAAAGGAAGATATAGGATGCAGGGTGGCATGCGAGACGCTGGTCACAACCGGCCTGGTATTCGTAGCCGGGGAGATAACAACCTCCACCTACGTCGAGATCCCTGAAATCGCCAGGGGAGTGATCAGGGATGTGGGATACAATAGTTCGCAGATGGGCTTCGACTGGGAATCGTGCAGCGTGCTTACCTCCATCCATCATCAATCGTCGGACATAGCCATGGGGGTCGATCCCGGCGGCGCCGGCGATCAGGGCCTCATGTTTGGCTATGCCTGCAATGAGACGCAAAGCCTGATGCCGATGCCCATCGTATTCGCCCATCAGCTTACCAGGCGACTGACCAAGTGCAGAAAGGAAGGAATCCTCGAGTTCCTCAGGCCCGACGGGAAATCCCAGGTGACCATCGAGTACCGGGGATACAAACCTGTTCGCATCGACGCTGTCGTACTGTCCTCCCAGCACCACCCCGACATTGGAGAAAAGGCCCTGAGGGCTGGGATTATCGAGGAGGTTGCCCGGAAAGTTCTCCCGTCGGACATGCTGGACGATAACACCAAATTTTACGTGAACCCCACGGGCAGGTTTGTAATGGGAGGGCCCATGGGGGATACGGGGCTTACCGGACGGAAGATTATCGTGGACACCTATGGCGGGCAGGGAAGCCACGGGGGGGGATGTTTTTCGGGAAAAGATCCATCCAAGGTAGATCGCTCCGCATCCTATATGGCCAGATATATCGCCAAAAACGTTGTTGCCGCGGGTCTTGCCGAAAGGTGTGAGGTTCAGCTTGCCTACGCCATCGGAATTTCCGATCCCGTATCGGTCATGATCAATTCATTCCGGACCTCGAAAATATCTCCGGACAGGATAGCAAAAATCATCAGGGATATCTTTCCCCTTAAGCCCAGAAAAATAATCGAAGCGCTGGATCTTCTTCGGCCGATCTACCGTAATACAGCTTCCTATGGGCACTTTGGACGGGATGAGCCGGAATTCACCTGGGAGAGGACCGATAAGGTTGAGGAACTGCGGTCCGCCGCCGGTCTGTAATCATCTGACAGGAGAAATTATGGAATATGATATCAAGGACATCAACCTGGCCGACCAGGGAAAACTCCGTATCGAGTGGGCCGCCCAGAACATGCCGGTTCTGGCCCGGATAGAGGAGCGGTTCCGTCTGGAGCTGCCTCTTGATGGCTATCGGCTTGTTGCGTGCCTTCACGTTACCACCGAGACGGCTCAATTGATGAAGACCCTGAAGGCCGGCGGCGCTCAGGTTGCCCTGTGCGCTTCCAATCCGCTCAGTACCCAGGACGATGTGGCCGCTTCCCTTGTGAAGGACGACCATATTTCTGTTTTTGCAATAAAAGGTGAGGACAACGACACCTATTATGACCACATCCACTCGGCCCTGAAGATCGGGCCCCAGTTGACCATGGATGATGGAGCCGATGTCGTCTCGATCCTTCACTCCAAAAGAACGGATTTGCTGGAGGATGTGATCGGAGGGACGGAAGAAACAACCACGGGCGTAATCCGCCTGAAGAGTATGGCCGCTGAGGGGGTGCTTCGCTACCCCATAGTTGCGGTTAACGACGCGGACACCAAGCATCTTTTCGATAATCGATATGGCACCGGGCAGAGTACCATCGACGGAATTATCAGAGCCACCAACCGTTTGCTCGCCGGAAGCGTTTTTGTGGTCGTCGGTTATGGCTGGTGCGGAAGAGGATTGGCCATGCGCGCCAACGGAATGGGTGCGAGGGTGGTAGTTACCGAGGTTAATGCCGTCAGGGCGCTTGAGGCGGCAATGGACGGATTTTATGTCATGCCCATGGAAGAGGCAGCTCCGTTGGGGGATTTTTTCTGTACGGTTACCGGGGATATCCACGTTATCAGAAAGGAGCATTTTCAGGCCATGAAGGGTGGAGCCATCGTGGCCAACTCCGGCCACTTCAATGTTGAGCTTGACCTCGACGGTCTTGCGGAAATAGCGGTTGGGCGCCGCCGCATCCGTGAATTTGTGGAAGAGTTCACCCTGGAGGACGGCAGAAAAGTGAATGTTCTCGGGGAAGGACGCCTCATCAACCTGGCTGCCGCTGAAGGTCATCCCTCCAGCGTAATGGACATGAGCTTTGCCAACCAGGCCCTGTCGGCCGAATACATGGTCAAAAAAGCCGGGTCCCTGGGAAAAAAGGTATATGGGGTTCCCGAGGAGATTGACCATGATATCGCACGGCTGAAATTAAGGGCCATCGGGGTTGAGATAGACACCTTGACCGAGGAACAGGTGCGGTATCTGAACTCCTGGCAGATGGGAACGTGACCGGATGCCATCAGATCAGCCGCGGTGATGGTTTTATCAGGATCGCGGTTACGGCGACCATGGAAAAAATAATGTTGGCGCCCCATGCGGCCAGGGGGGCGGGCAGAATCCCTGAGTTTCCGAGGGACAAAAGAAGGGAATAGACCGACCAGTAGGCGAGGGCGACCACGATTCCCAGCCCCATGCCCAACGGAGCCCCGCCCTTGACCGGGACCTGAAAACCCACGGGGAGAGCAAGCAGAGCGAAGATAAAAGGGAGAAAGGCGGTTGCCGCCTTATTGTAGAGCCGCACTTCGAATCGACTGTACGGCACCCCGGATCTCCGAAGGTTATCCACATATTTTCTTATTTCCCTGCTGTTCATCTCATCGGGGCTCCTGCGTATTCCGAAAAAATCCTGCGGGCTGATTTCAATGGGCGCTTTGATGCGGCCCGGGTCGGTGGCCTGGATGATAGCTCCGTTTGAAAAGGTCCGCGCTATCCCGCGGTCCATGATCCAGGCTCCGTTTTCCCATCGGGCCTGGGGGGCATCAAGCCTCCTTACGAGAGTCTTGAACCCCTTACCGGAAAATTCCAGGACGGTCGGTTCAAGCAGTAGCTTTCCATTCCCAACGACGCTCCCGATATGGATAACCCTTTTGCCTTCCAGGAGCCAGATCTGGCTGCCGCCGATAATCCTTGAAACATTCTTTTGACCGGATCTCAGGATGTCCTTGCCGGCCTTTATGGATGATGGAGCCAGCGTTTCCCCCCAATAATAACCGACGGCGCATATCGCCAGCGTGGCGCCAAGCAGCGGAACGCCGATGCGAAAGCTCCCGAGTCCCGTGCAGAACATGGCGGTAAGCTCTTTTGTCCTTTTCATCCCCGTAAGTACCATGAGTGTGGCAAGCAGTGCCGCCAGTGGCGCCATCTGATAGGAGATGGAGGGGAGCTTCAGGAGAAAGTGAAGGGCCAGTTTGAAAGGGGGGATGTTCTGCCCCAGGAGGCCCCAGACCCGAAAAGCGATCTCACTGGAGAGGTAGACAGAGCTGAGAACGGCAAGCGTTGGCAGGAAAAACACGAACCAGCTTTTGATCAGATACCGGTCGATGCGGGTCATGCCCCAATCCCTTTCCGGACTTTTGGCCTGTGGAAGCAATGGCCGGCAAGGAAGGGGCAGAAAAAGACGAGAGCAATGACGGATAAAACGGCGTCGGGCATCCACGCCGCGAATACCGGCGAGAATGCATCACCTGCGGTTAACCTGGAACTGAGGGAAAAGAGGAAGAAACTGATGCCGAAGAGAACTATGGATGCCAGAAAAGCCGCGGGTTTCCCGTAGCTCCGTGAGGAAATGGCCATGGGGAAGATTATGAAAGGAAAGATCATGATAACCGCAGGCAGTGAAAACCTCCTGTGGATGGTCATTATCAGCTTTCGCAGTTCCATTGTTCTCCCCTCCGATTTCAGCTCAGGCACCTTTTCGCGCAATTGCCCCAGGGTAAGGCTGGAATAGAGCTGTTCACTGTTCAGGCCCTCCGCGGATCCATGTTTTTCAATTCGCGTGACAAGGTTGTCGAAAGCTCCGGATATGTACCCTGGTTCCGGCGCGCTGATCGGCTGAATCGTGCCATGGTGGAGACGGAGTGTTACGTCCCCTCCAAGCACCGTGGGGATCTCGATAATACCGGATTTCGCCAGGATAATATCCCCCTTGCCCTTTTTCCAGCTTTGCACCATCAGCAAGTGGCCCATTTTTCCGGATGCAGGATCAAAATCATCCACCAGGAGGACGGCGCCCGGTATACCCCTGAAAAAGGTTCCCGGTTTTAATTCACTCAGTACCCTTTGTCTTGCTATTTCCAGCAGGCTGTCGTTATAGGCCCTGAAACTCATGGGGGAGATGTAGATTGAAAGGCTTGCCAGGAGAAGAAATATGCACGAGGCCGAAAAAACAAAGGGAACGAAGACGGAGAGCGGGGAGACCCCGGCGTAATAGATCGAGGTCAATTCCTGGTCCTGCTTCATCTGTCCGATGGTCGCGATCATCGCCATGAGAAATGCCAGTGGGAGGCTGTAGGTCAGCATCTCCGGCAAGAGGAGGGAAAAGGTCGTCATGAACTGGCTGAAGCTGTTCATCTGGGGGGCGATCTCATTGACCTGTCTTGAGGCCTGATCCATCAGGAAAAGAGCAGTAAAGATACCGGCGCCAGCCGAGAAGTGGCTGATGAATTTGAGCATGATGTACTTCTGGATCTTAAGCGCCATGAGATGAAAGCCCCGCACTGTCTGGAGTTGAATGAATACAGCTATAGCATAGAATGGAGTGAGGTGTCGAAGTGTCCGCCGTCGCTCAAGGAGCCATGGCGGACAGGCCGAACTGTGGAGTAAGGGGGTAAGGGAGTATGGGCGTGTGGGGGTATGGGCGAAGGTGGATCAAACTTGACCTGCCAAGGCTGGGATGGTACTTTGCAATTGCTTGGATTTGCACAATTTTTCAGCAGTGAATCCATCCCTGTGCATGGAAGAACAGGACGTCGGGCAAGTGGGGTTTTCATGATAGAATACTGTGGGCTCAGGCGGCAGTATTCTATGGGGTCATCGTAAATGGGCGACAGAGTGGTACTTTTTCGCATCGGAAAAATCCATTTTTCGGTGCCCTTCGAAGCGGTTGGTGAGATCGTGGGCAAGGAGCGTATTGTCCACAGGGAAGCCCTTCCCGAGAACGTACCGGCGGGCGAGAATGACATCGAGGAATGGGTGTATGCCCGGGGGGACTGGTTTCCTTTAAACCCCCTCATTTCCGAACCCGGCCTTCCTGGACGAACACAGGTGATCATTTTGAGGCTCAACGGGAAAGGCAGGGCTTTTTTTGTTGATGAGGTGCTGGGGATTGAGAATCTGTCGGCGCTGCGGCCGGTTCCCCCTGCGGTATCTCGTTGCACTGACTTTCCCCTGTCGGGGTTTCGTATATGGGAGAGTAAAATCGTTTTCGACCTTGACCTTTCCAGGCTGATTTAATATTCATGGAGCCGGGAGGACCTTCATGACCGACAGTCGCCTCATCTCATTCCATGTGGGTGATTGTGATTTTGCCGTGCCTCTGAGTGAGATCCGCGAGATCGTCGCCGCTGTCTCTGTGACCCCGGTTCCAGATGGCAGACTTCCTCTGGAAGGGTTGATGGTTTACCGGGGTGGGCAGGCCCTGCCCGTGTTTTCTCTTTTGGGCGCTCTGGGCAGAGATTCCGAATCGGGCGGGAGCCTTATTGTGGTCTCAGAACTTGGACCTGCCTTTGTCGGGTTTAGGGTTGAGGGGATCGGAGGGGTTGTCGATGGGGTTCAAGGGGACCGCCTGGATGAGTATCATGGTGAATTGAAAGGCCGGGCCGGCGCCATTGAAGGGACCTTTGAGTCCGGAGATCGGTCCATGATCGTTCTCAGCCTTTCTGCTGTATTTCAGGAGGTGGTTCGTTGAAAAGGTCGCTGTTGCAAAATTCACTTGGAGGGAGAGGAACCCCTTATAATTCTCCCTTATTGGGCAGGGGAGGGGAGGACCGCGGATGAAAAAGATCCTGGTAGCTGATGACAGCGTCACTATTCAGAAGGTTATTGCCCTTACCTTTGCCGACGAGCCCGTCGATATCCAGTCTGTTGGTTCCGGATCGGATGCCCTGGATAAGATGAGGGACTGGAAGCCCGATATTGTTCTGGCTGACGTCATCATGCCGCAGGTGAATGGGTATGAACTCTGCCGGGCAGTCAAGGAAAATGAGTCCACCAGGGATATCCCTGTGCTTCTCCTGGCGGGAACATTTGAGGCTTTCGATGAGGAAGAGGCAAAGGGCGCCGGCGCCGATGGCTTCATCACCAAACCCTTCGAGGCGCTGGAGCTCATTGAAAAGGTTAATGGGTTAATGGAAAAGGGTGTCCAGGTGGAACCCCCCAGGACCCCTGTTGTGGAGCCTGCTTTTGAACCCGCCCAGAAACCCGTTTTTGAACCCGTTCAGGGTGCTGCCGATACTGAACCAGCCCCGGCAACCGTCCCCCCCGTAGAAGAGACCATTTCCGAACCGGATATCTGGGACATCCTCAGCGAGGCCGATGAGATGGAGCCCGTAAAGCCGCGGGGACCGACGGAGGTGGAGACTGCATCTCCATCTCTCGGACCGCTGGAGGGCTCCGGTGTCGTTGATTTTGGGAGTTTCGACATCGGGCTTGACAGGGCCGAGGAATCCCATGAAGTCCCGATGGTTCCAACCCCGGATGCAATCCAGCCGCCCGAAATGCCGCCGCCCGTAATGCCGCCGCCCGTAATGCCGTCGCCCGTAATGCCGCCGCCCGTAATGCCGTCGCCCGTAATGCCGCCGCCCGTAATGCCGGTTGGTTCTGAAGGCGAAAGTAAGATTGAACGACGGGAAAAAGACTTCTTCGGATTTGAGACCGGAAGAACGGACTCAGTGTCCCTGGATATCATGGAAGACGCGATCGAGGAAATCACCTTCGATGTCGAGGAGCCCGCCCCGTCCGGGGTTCCCGATCCTGACCCATTTAAGGCACAGGAGTCCGTTCCGCTTGAGATACAGGAACCCGCCTCGTTTAAGGTGCAGGAACCTGCCCCGTTTGAGATACAGGAATCTGTTCCACAGGATGCCGGGAAGGAAGAAACCGCATTCACCGTCCACGAGCCCCTCCCGGATGGGAGTCATGGGACGGCAGAGGCCGTTTTATCCCAAATTGATGATGCCCAGCTTGAATCCATCATCAGGGAGGCCGTGGAAAAGAAGGTTGAGAAGATTGTATGGGAGGTTGTGCCGGAACTCTCAGAGATCCTGATTAGGGAAGCCATCGAGAAAATCAGGGGCGGCAGAGCCTGATTCAAGCCAATGTCCAGCACGGGAGGGCTTTCGGGGAACCGTCAGCCCTCTTTCTGTATGGCTCCACAACGATAGAACCGGCGGCCTCGGCCGTGCCGCTTTTGAAAAGGTGTTTACTAAATACTACGGGCATGATGCTGAGGTATTTCATCGGGAGTGATGATTGATGAATGATAGCAATGACACTCTGGGCAAATATTTCAACCCCGCGGAAGCGGAAAAGCGCTGGTATGCCACCTGGATGGATAAAGGGTATTTCCATGCCGATGAGAGATCCTCCCTCCCTCCCTTCAGTATCGTGATTCCCCCTCCGAACGTTACAGGTTCTCTCCACATGGGACACGCCTTAAACAACACCCTCCAGGATATTCTTGTCCGTTACCGGAGGATGTCCGGGTTCGAGGCTCTCTGGATGCCGGGGACTGATCATGCCGGTATCGCAACACAGAATGTCGTCGAGAAACAGTTGGCCATCGAAGGGATCGACAGACACACTCTTGGGCGTGATCGTTTTGTGGAAAGGGTTTGGGAGTGGAAAAAGAAGTATGGCGGAGTCATCCTTGAACAGCTCCGGCGCCTGGGAGCGTCATGTGACTGGGAAAGGGAACGCTTCACCATGGACAAGGGCCTCTCAAAGGCTGTCCGGGAGGTGTTTGTCCGACTATACAGGGAAGATTTCATATACCAGGGCGATTATATAATAAACTGGTGTCCCAGGTGCCAAACAGCAATTTCGGATCTGGAGGTGGAACACAAAACTGATAAGGGGCGTCTCTATCATATTCGATACCCCGCTTCAGATGGGCGGGGGGACGTGGTGGTTGCCACTACCCGG
This genomic interval carries:
- the crh gene encoding HPr-like protein Crh, with protein sequence MVSAEVIISNTLGMHARAAAVFVREAARFHSEIWLEKGENRVNGKSIMGILTLAAAKGETLVVAAEGTDEDDAVRTLVEIVSSGFGE
- the metK gene encoding S-adenosylmethionine synthase yields the protein MSMTDFLFTSESVTEGHPDKISDQISDAILDAIIKEDIGCRVACETLVTTGLVFVAGEITTSTYVEIPEIARGVIRDVGYNSSQMGFDWESCSVLTSIHHQSSDIAMGVDPGGAGDQGLMFGYACNETQSLMPMPIVFAHQLTRRLTKCRKEGILEFLRPDGKSQVTIEYRGYKPVRIDAVVLSSQHHPDIGEKALRAGIIEEVARKVLPSDMLDDNTKFYVNPTGRFVMGGPMGDTGLTGRKIIVDTYGGQGSHGGGCFSGKDPSKVDRSASYMARYIAKNVVAAGLAERCEVQLAYAIGISDPVSVMINSFRTSKISPDRIAKIIRDIFPLKPRKIIEALDLLRPIYRNTASYGHFGRDEPEFTWERTDKVEELRSAAGL
- the arlR gene encoding response regulator ArlR yields the protein MKKILVADDSVTIQKVIALTFADEPVDIQSVGSGSDALDKMRDWKPDIVLADVIMPQVNGYELCRAVKENESTRDIPVLLLAGTFEAFDEEEAKGAGADGFITKPFEALELIEKVNGLMEKGVQVEPPRTPVVEPAFEPAQKPVFEPVQGAADTEPAPATVPPVEETISEPDIWDILSEADEMEPVKPRGPTEVETASPSLGPLEGSGVVDFGSFDIGLDRAEESHEVPMVPTPDAIQPPEMPPPVMPPPVMPSPVMPPPVMPSPVMPPPVMPVGSEGESKIERREKDFFGFETGRTDSVSLDIMEDAIEEITFDVEEPAPSGVPDPDPFKAQESVPLEIQEPASFKVQEPAPFEIQESVPQDAGKEETAFTVHEPLPDGSHGTAEAVLSQIDDAQLESIIREAVEKKVEKIVWEVVPELSEILIREAIEKIRGGRA
- a CDS encoding cheW-like domain protein; the protein is MGDRVVLFRIGKIHFSVPFEAVGEIVGKERIVHREALPENVPAGENDIEEWVYARGDWFPLNPLISEPGLPGRTQVIILRLNGKGRAFFVDEVLGIENLSALRPVPPAVSRCTDFPLSGFRIWESKIVFDLDLSRLI
- the ahcY gene encoding adenosylhomocysteinase, with the translated sequence MEYDIKDINLADQGKLRIEWAAQNMPVLARIEERFRLELPLDGYRLVACLHVTTETAQLMKTLKAGGAQVALCASNPLSTQDDVAASLVKDDHISVFAIKGEDNDTYYDHIHSALKIGPQLTMDDGADVVSILHSKRTDLLEDVIGGTEETTTGVIRLKSMAAEGVLRYPIVAVNDADTKHLFDNRYGTGQSTIDGIIRATNRLLAGSVFVVVGYGWCGRGLAMRANGMGARVVVTEVNAVRALEAAMDGFYVMPMEEAAPLGDFFCTVTGDIHVIRKEHFQAMKGGAIVANSGHFNVELDLDGLAEIAVGRRRIREFVEEFTLEDGRKVNVLGEGRLINLAAAEGHPSSVMDMSFANQALSAEYMVKKAGSLGKKVYGVPEEIDHDIARLKLRAIGVEIDTLTEEQVRYLNSWQMGT
- the cheV gene encoding chemotaxis protein CheV, whose translation is MTDSRLISFHVGDCDFAVPLSEIREIVAAVSVTPVPDGRLPLEGLMVYRGGQALPVFSLLGALGRDSESGGSLIVVSELGPAFVGFRVEGIGGVVDGVQGDRLDEYHGELKGRAGAIEGTFESGDRSMIVLSLSAVFQEVVR
- a CDS encoding putative permease YjgP/YjgQ family protein, whose protein sequence is MTRIDRYLIKSWFVFFLPTLAVLSSVYLSSEIAFRVWGLLGQNIPPFKLALHFLLKLPSISYQMAPLAALLATLMVLTGMKRTKELTAMFCTGLGSFRIGVPLLGATLAICAVGYYWGETLAPSSIKAGKDILRSGQKNVSRIIGGSQIWLLEGKRVIHIGSVVGNGKLLLEPTVLEFSGKGFKTLVRRLDAPQARWENGAWIMDRGIARTFSNGAIIQATDPGRIKAPIEISPQDFFGIRRSPDEMNSREIRKYVDNLRRSGVPYSRFEVRLYNKAATAFLPFIFALLALPVGFQVPVKGGAPLGMGLGIVVALAYWSVYSLLLSLGNSGILPAPLAAWGANIIFSMVAVTAILIKPSPRLI
- a CDS encoding PTS system sorbose-specific iic component: MSSLPVLLFSTALVGGLLGVERTAFGQFSLSRPLVASFLFGALTGRPAEGAMVGIIFELLYIRSIPAGSYVPYHPLYPALLSVMLLASGVLGDHGWMRIPAAALLALPAILPDRLAEIIWRRSNERAIIRSVALCRMGKPGQARTVHMVGISRAFLFHAISITLSGGILYFLSSRVLAAVPGALGYFSVLGIAPFFVGLAGVSANRLRGFGWIGFVLGLLAGALVGSGVLA
- the manZ gene encoding mannose permease IID component, encoding MIGIGIRERILFLVRSLSIQGSWSYRHMQGLGYFFVLYPWLRRITGDDFHKVFKRHLTYFNTHPIMASYLFGVSARLDEEGDHEGSVRAKNTLMGPMGAAGDSLFWGSLRPLVTVSGLCVALFNPLVGVFTLLFLHNAIQLFARWFLFDKGFENAADPLSCFADHDILGYSRKIRSAIAPPAGFLLGMVAVRTGTPGTVLLLFCVPLSLYLMGRKTLTVWAVVAFISLILGVLGLRMELPWFLPR
- a CDS encoding putative permease YjgP/YjgQ family protein, whose product is MALKIQKYIMLKFISHFSAGAGIFTALFLMDQASRQVNEIAPQMNSFSQFMTTFSLLLPEMLTYSLPLAFLMAMIATIGQMKQDQELTSIYYAGVSPLSVFVPFVFSASCIFLLLASLSIYISPMSFRAYNDSLLEIARQRVLSELKPGTFFRGIPGAVLLVDDFDPASGKMGHLLMVQSWKKGKGDIILAKSGIIEIPTVLGGDVTLRLHHGTIQPISAPEPGYISGAFDNLVTRIEKHGSAEGLNSEQLYSSLTLGQLREKVPELKSEGRTMELRKLIMTIHRRFSLPAVIMIFPFIIFPMAISSRSYGKPAAFLASIVLFGISFFLFSLSSRLTAGDAFSPVFAAWMPDAVLSVIALVFFCPFLAGHCFHRPKVRKGIGA